One genomic segment of Amycolatopsis sp. WQ 127309 includes these proteins:
- a CDS encoding propionyl-CoA synthetase, with product MGAYSEAYRRSLAEPDAFWLAAAKTITWTKAPERALDDTNPPFYRWFPDGELNTSYNALDRHVEAGRGGQDALIWDSPVTGQQHTFTYEQLRDEVARFAGALGSLGVTRGDRVIVYLPMVPEAVIAMLACARIGAVHSVVFGGFAPKELAARIEDAKPKVVLAASCGIEPTRVVEYKPIIDAALELTEHQPDHVVVLQREQAPAELGERDVDWRELAAGASPAGPVPVKATDPLYILYTSGTTGKPKGVVRDTGGHAVALAWSMAAIYDVHAGDVWWTASDVGWVVGHSYIVYAPLLAGATTVLYEGKPVGTPDAGAFWRVIAEHGVQALFTAPTALRAIKKVDPDAKELEKYDLKQFRTLFMAGERLDPETYHWAREKLGTPVIDHWWQTETGWPIAANLRGLEPMDVKPGSATKPVPGWDVRILDQAGDELPTGREGAITIKLPLPPGSLPTLWGNDERYREAYLSRYDGHYLTGDSGYLDEDGYLFVMGRTDDVINVAGHRLSTGSMEAALASHPAVAECAVIGVADQLKGQLPRGFVVLKAGVDTPADQLRDELVATVRRDIGPVAAFRDVSIVDALPKTRSGKILRKTMRAIADGRDEVVPSTIEDPAVLDAIRATLRTS from the coding sequence ATGGGCGCGTACTCCGAAGCCTACCGGCGGAGCCTGGCCGAGCCGGACGCGTTCTGGCTGGCAGCGGCCAAGACGATCACCTGGACGAAGGCCCCGGAACGGGCCCTCGACGACACGAACCCGCCCTTCTACCGCTGGTTCCCCGACGGCGAGCTGAACACCTCGTACAACGCCCTGGACCGCCACGTCGAGGCCGGCCGCGGCGGGCAGGACGCGCTGATCTGGGACTCCCCCGTGACCGGACAGCAACACACGTTCACCTACGAACAGCTCCGCGACGAGGTCGCGCGCTTCGCCGGTGCGCTGGGTTCGCTCGGCGTGACGCGCGGTGACCGGGTGATCGTCTACCTGCCGATGGTCCCCGAAGCCGTGATCGCGATGCTGGCCTGCGCGCGGATCGGCGCGGTGCACTCGGTGGTCTTCGGCGGGTTCGCACCGAAGGAGCTCGCGGCCCGGATCGAGGACGCGAAGCCGAAGGTCGTCCTGGCCGCGTCCTGCGGGATCGAGCCGACGCGCGTCGTCGAGTACAAGCCCATCATCGACGCCGCGCTTGAGCTGACCGAGCACCAGCCGGACCACGTCGTCGTGCTGCAGCGCGAGCAGGCGCCGGCCGAGCTGGGCGAGCGGGACGTCGACTGGCGGGAGCTGGCCGCGGGCGCGTCCCCGGCCGGCCCGGTGCCAGTCAAGGCGACCGACCCGCTCTACATCCTCTACACGTCCGGGACCACCGGGAAGCCGAAGGGCGTCGTCCGCGACACCGGCGGGCACGCGGTGGCGCTGGCCTGGTCGATGGCCGCGATCTACGACGTCCACGCGGGCGACGTCTGGTGGACGGCGTCCGACGTCGGCTGGGTCGTCGGGCACTCCTACATCGTCTACGCGCCGCTGCTGGCCGGGGCGACGACGGTGCTCTACGAGGGCAAGCCGGTCGGGACGCCGGACGCGGGCGCGTTCTGGCGCGTCATCGCCGAGCACGGCGTCCAGGCGCTGTTCACCGCGCCGACCGCGCTGCGGGCGATCAAGAAGGTCGACCCGGACGCGAAAGAACTCGAGAAGTACGACCTCAAGCAGTTCCGGACGCTGTTCATGGCCGGTGAGCGGCTCGACCCGGAGACCTACCACTGGGCGCGCGAGAAGCTGGGTACACCGGTGATCGACCACTGGTGGCAGACCGAGACGGGCTGGCCGATCGCGGCCAACCTCCGCGGCCTGGAGCCGATGGACGTCAAGCCCGGGTCGGCGACCAAGCCCGTGCCGGGCTGGGACGTGCGGATCCTCGACCAGGCCGGCGACGAGCTGCCGACCGGTCGCGAGGGCGCCATCACGATCAAGCTGCCGCTGCCGCCGGGCTCGCTGCCGACGCTCTGGGGTAACGACGAGCGCTACCGCGAGGCCTACCTCTCCCGCTACGACGGCCACTACCTGACCGGCGACTCCGGTTACCTCGACGAAGACGGCTACCTGTTCGTCATGGGCCGCACCGACGACGTCATCAACGTCGCCGGGCACCGGCTGTCGACCGGGTCGATGGAGGCCGCGCTGGCCTCGCACCCGGCGGTCGCGGAGTGCGCGGTGATCGGCGTCGCCGACCAGCTCAAGGGCCAGCTGCCGCGCGGGTTCGTCGTGCTGAAGGCGGGCGTCGACACGCCCGCGGACCAGCTGCGCGACGAGCTGGTGGCGACGGTGCGCCGCGACATCGGGCCGGTCGCCGCGTTCCGTGACGTGTCCATTGTGGACGCTCTGCCGAAGACGCGGTCCGGGAAGATCCTGCGCAAGACCATGCGCGCGATCGCCGACGGCCGCGACGAGGTGGTGCCGTCGACCATCGAGGATCCCGCCGTGCTGGACGCGATCCGGGCGACGCTGCGCACTTCGTAA
- a CDS encoding DUF779 domain-containing protein codes for MTERVALTEEAADLLRKLAATHGPVMFHQSGGCCDGSAPMCYPKGEFKTGQTDVRLGDLVVEGMEDVPFWMSGPQFEYWKHTHLTVDVVPGRGSGFSLEAPEGVRFLIRSRLFTDEESAALN; via the coding sequence ATGACCGAGCGGGTGGCGTTGACGGAGGAGGCGGCCGACCTCCTCCGGAAGCTCGCGGCGACCCACGGACCGGTGATGTTCCACCAGTCCGGCGGGTGCTGCGACGGAAGCGCCCCGATGTGCTACCCGAAGGGCGAGTTCAAGACCGGACAGACCGACGTGCGCCTCGGCGACCTGGTCGTCGAGGGCATGGAAGACGTGCCGTTTTGGATGTCCGGGCCGCAGTTCGAGTACTGGAAGCACACCCACCTGACGGTCGACGTCGTGCCGGGCCGCGGAAGCGGGTTTTCGCTGGAGGCGCCCGAAGGCGTGCGTTTCCTGATCCGCTCCCGCCTGTTCACCGACGAAGAGTCGGCGGCGCTGAACTGA
- a CDS encoding M20 family metallopeptidase, producing the protein MELLDQARAHVDSGALFAELATLVAYPTVSDAPEGRVAIQAYLDEVLTPALTALGCEVTQHANPDPAGGPFLVGVRTESPDRPTLLCYGHADVVGEAGEWGEGRDPWTLTADGDRWYGRGTADNKGQHLINLTALRLLLADRGKLGFNLKFLFETGEEIGSPGLTEFAEQEQDLLKADVLIASDGPRLDAATPTLFLGARGGIRLTLDADLRPDAAHSGNWGGILRNPATTLTGAIASLVDGHGRVQVPALLPPELPESVRTALADVVVDASDEGWGDQRLTPAERLYGWNTLEVLALDAGNADRPVNAIPGRARAVLQLRYVAGTDVDGVAPAIREHLAAQGFPMIDVTADVSFLASRTPVDNPWASWAKSTLDAVAEKPVAVLPNFGGGLPNHVFTDVLGLATLWLPHSYPGCLQHAPDEHQLAPVAREGLVLATALFSAFSSAPPTLRR; encoded by the coding sequence ATGGAACTGCTCGACCAGGCCCGCGCCCACGTCGACTCCGGCGCCCTCTTCGCCGAACTGGCCACGCTCGTCGCGTACCCCACGGTCAGCGACGCCCCCGAGGGCCGCGTCGCCATCCAGGCCTACCTCGACGAAGTCCTCACCCCCGCGCTGACGGCGTTGGGCTGCGAAGTCACGCAGCACGCCAACCCGGACCCGGCGGGCGGCCCGTTCCTCGTCGGCGTCCGCACCGAATCACCGGACCGGCCGACGCTGCTCTGCTACGGCCACGCCGACGTCGTGGGCGAAGCCGGCGAGTGGGGCGAAGGCCGTGACCCGTGGACGCTCACCGCCGACGGCGACCGCTGGTACGGCCGAGGCACCGCCGACAACAAGGGCCAGCACCTGATCAACCTCACGGCGTTGCGGCTCCTGCTGGCCGACCGCGGAAAGCTCGGCTTCAACCTGAAGTTCCTCTTCGAAACCGGCGAGGAGATCGGCTCGCCCGGCCTCACGGAGTTCGCCGAACAGGAACAGGACCTCCTGAAAGCCGACGTCCTCATCGCCTCCGACGGCCCGCGCCTCGACGCGGCGACCCCGACGCTGTTCCTCGGCGCCCGCGGCGGCATCCGGCTCACCCTGGACGCCGACCTGCGCCCGGACGCCGCCCACTCCGGCAACTGGGGCGGGATCCTGCGCAACCCGGCGACGACGCTCACCGGGGCGATCGCGAGCCTGGTCGACGGTCACGGCCGCGTCCAGGTGCCCGCACTGCTGCCGCCGGAGCTTCCCGAATCCGTGCGCACCGCGCTGGCCGACGTGGTCGTCGACGCATCGGACGAGGGCTGGGGCGATCAACGACTCACACCCGCCGAGCGGCTCTACGGCTGGAACACCCTGGAGGTGCTGGCGCTCGACGCCGGGAACGCCGACCGCCCGGTCAACGCCATCCCCGGCCGGGCGCGGGCGGTCCTGCAGCTGCGGTACGTGGCCGGCACCGACGTCGACGGTGTCGCACCCGCCATCCGGGAACACCTTGCCGCACAAGGTTTCCCGATGATCGACGTCACCGCGGACGTCAGCTTCCTGGCCAGCCGCACGCCGGTCGACAACCCCTGGGCGAGCTGGGCGAAGTCCACTTTGGACGCCGTCGCGGAGAAACCCGTCGCCGTCCTGCCGAACTTCGGCGGCGGCCTGCCCAACCACGTCTTCACCGACGTCCTCGGCCTGGCGACGCTGTGGCTGCCGCACTCCTACCCGGGTTGCCTGCAGCACGCGCCGGACGAGCACCAGCTCGCCCCGGTCGCCCGGGAAGGGCTGGTGCTCGCCACGGCGTTGTTCAGTGCCTTCAGTTCAGCGCCGCCGACTCTTCGTCGGTGA
- a CDS encoding beta-N-acetylhexosaminidase, which translates to MRLSRAVLTAAVVSLTAVGLPAATAEATPAAPERSVTDVVPAPVSAKADAKADFRLTPFTVISADRGAGQVADYLRGLLRPATGYPLPVVPRAWGLPAISLELGHDARIGTEGYQLKVARDGVKLSANTADGLFEGVQSLRQLLPSAIEAKHVQHRTWTVAGGTILDYPRFGERGAMLDVARHFFQPDQVKLYIDQIAQYKLNTLHLHLADDQGWRIEIKSWPKLATVGGQTAAYGDPGGYYTQKQYKDIVAYAASRHITVIPEIDMPGHTNAAQSTYAELNCDGVAVPPRTDTEVGYSSLCISSPITYRFVDDVVRELAAITPGQYLHIGGDEAHATPPADYITFEQKVAPIVAKYGKKITGWHEIAKATPPVSAIPQYWDFGGDDASVAAAAARGNKILMSPANYAYLDMKYDESTPLGQDWAALIEVRDGYDWDPASLVTGVGENQVAGVEAPLWTETLRTSDDLEYMAFPRLPGIAEIGWSPKSTHNWDAYRVRLAKQSPRWTLQGINFYRSPQVDWK; encoded by the coding sequence ATGCGCTTGTCCCGAGCCGTCTTGACCGCGGCTGTCGTGAGTCTGACGGCAGTCGGCCTGCCCGCCGCCACCGCCGAAGCCACTCCGGCGGCCCCAGAACGGAGCGTGACCGACGTCGTCCCCGCGCCGGTGTCGGCAAAGGCCGACGCGAAGGCGGACTTCCGGCTCACGCCGTTCACCGTGATCAGCGCCGACCGCGGCGCCGGCCAGGTCGCGGACTACCTGCGCGGCCTGCTGCGCCCGGCCACCGGCTACCCGCTGCCGGTCGTGCCGCGTGCGTGGGGCCTGCCGGCGATCTCGCTCGAACTGGGCCACGACGCCCGGATCGGCACCGAGGGTTACCAGCTGAAGGTCGCGCGCGACGGCGTCAAGCTCAGTGCCAACACCGCGGACGGCCTCTTCGAAGGCGTCCAGTCGCTGCGGCAGCTGCTGCCGTCGGCGATCGAGGCGAAGCACGTGCAGCACCGGACGTGGACCGTCGCGGGCGGCACGATCCTCGACTACCCGCGCTTCGGCGAGCGCGGCGCGATGCTCGACGTCGCGCGGCACTTCTTCCAGCCGGACCAGGTCAAGCTCTACATCGACCAGATCGCCCAGTACAAGCTCAACACGCTGCACCTGCACCTGGCCGACGACCAGGGCTGGCGCATCGAGATCAAGAGCTGGCCGAAGCTGGCGACCGTCGGCGGCCAGACGGCCGCGTACGGCGACCCGGGCGGCTACTACACGCAGAAGCAGTACAAGGACATCGTCGCGTACGCGGCTTCGCGGCACATCACGGTGATCCCCGAGATCGACATGCCGGGCCACACGAACGCGGCGCAGTCGACGTACGCCGAGCTGAACTGCGACGGCGTCGCGGTCCCGCCGCGGACGGACACCGAGGTCGGCTACAGCTCGCTGTGCATCTCCTCGCCGATCACGTACCGGTTCGTCGACGACGTCGTGCGCGAGCTGGCGGCCATCACGCCGGGCCAATACCTGCACATCGGCGGCGACGAGGCGCACGCGACGCCGCCGGCGGACTACATCACCTTCGAGCAGAAGGTGGCGCCGATCGTCGCGAAGTACGGCAAGAAGATCACCGGCTGGCACGAGATCGCCAAGGCCACGCCGCCGGTGTCGGCGATCCCGCAGTACTGGGACTTCGGCGGTGACGACGCCTCCGTCGCGGCCGCGGCCGCCCGGGGCAACAAGATCCTGATGTCGCCGGCGAACTACGCGTACCTGGACATGAAGTACGACGAGTCGACCCCGCTGGGCCAGGACTGGGCGGCGCTGATCGAGGTGCGCGACGGCTACGACTGGGACCCGGCGTCACTGGTGACCGGCGTCGGCGAGAACCAGGTCGCGGGCGTCGAAGCTCCACTGTGGACAGAGACGCTCCGCACGAGCGACGACCTCGAGTACATGGCGTTCCCGCGCCTGCCGGGCATCGCGGAGATCGGCTGGTCCCCGAAGTCCACGCACAACTGGGACGCCTACCGTGTCCGCCTGGCGAAGCAGTCCCCCCGCTGGACGCTGCAGGGCATCAACTTCTACCGCAGCCCCCAGGTCGACTGGAAGTAG
- the adh gene encoding aldehyde dehydrogenase — protein sequence MVQYAAPNTEGSVVSFESRYDHYIGGEYVPPAGGQYFENPTPVTGKTFCEIARGTAPDVEKALDAAWGAAPAWGKTSVEERAGVLLKIADRMEQNLEKIAVAEAWENGKAVRETLAADIPLAIDHFRYFAGALRAQEGGISQIDENTVAYHFHEPLGVVGQIIPWNFPILMAVWKLAPALAAGNAIVLKPAEQTPASIHVLMSIIGDLIPPGVLNIVNGFGVEAGKPLASSNRVRKVAFTGETTTGRLILQYASENIIPVTVELGGKSPNIFFDDVAAQNDAFYNKAQEGFTLFALNQGEVCTCPSRALVQTGIYDKFMGDAVERVRKIKQGHPLDTDTMIGAQASNDQLEKILSYIDIGKQEGAEILIGGGRSDLGGELSGGYYVEPTVFAGDNKMRIFQEEIFGPVVSVTKFDDYDDAMKIANDTLYGLGAGVWSRDGNTAYRAGRDIQAGRVWVNNYHAYPAHAAFGGYKASGIGRENHKMMLDHYQQTKNMLVSYSDQALGFF from the coding sequence ATGGTCCAGTACGCCGCACCGAACACCGAAGGCAGCGTCGTCAGCTTCGAATCGCGCTACGACCACTACATCGGCGGCGAATACGTGCCGCCGGCCGGCGGCCAGTACTTCGAGAACCCGACTCCCGTCACCGGGAAGACCTTCTGCGAGATCGCCCGGGGCACCGCGCCGGACGTCGAGAAGGCCCTCGACGCGGCCTGGGGCGCGGCCCCCGCGTGGGGCAAGACCTCCGTCGAGGAACGCGCCGGCGTCCTGCTCAAGATCGCCGACCGGATGGAGCAGAACCTCGAGAAGATCGCGGTCGCCGAGGCCTGGGAGAACGGCAAGGCCGTCCGCGAGACGCTCGCCGCCGACATCCCGCTGGCCATCGACCACTTCCGCTACTTCGCCGGCGCGCTGCGCGCCCAGGAGGGCGGCATCTCGCAGATCGACGAGAACACCGTCGCCTACCACTTCCACGAGCCGCTCGGCGTGGTCGGCCAGATCATCCCGTGGAACTTCCCGATCCTGATGGCGGTCTGGAAGCTCGCCCCGGCGCTGGCCGCGGGCAACGCGATCGTGCTCAAGCCGGCCGAGCAGACCCCGGCGTCGATCCACGTGCTGATGTCGATCATCGGCGACCTGATCCCGCCGGGCGTGCTGAACATCGTCAACGGCTTCGGCGTCGAGGCCGGCAAGCCGCTGGCCTCCAGCAACCGCGTCCGCAAGGTGGCCTTCACCGGCGAGACGACGACCGGCCGGCTGATCCTGCAGTACGCCAGCGAGAACATCATCCCGGTGACCGTCGAGCTGGGCGGCAAGAGCCCGAACATCTTCTTCGACGACGTCGCCGCGCAGAACGACGCCTTCTACAACAAGGCGCAGGAGGGCTTCACGCTCTTCGCGCTGAACCAGGGCGAGGTCTGCACCTGCCCGTCGCGGGCGCTGGTCCAGACGGGCATCTACGACAAGTTCATGGGTGACGCCGTCGAGCGCGTCCGCAAGATCAAGCAGGGGCACCCGCTCGACACCGACACGATGATCGGCGCGCAGGCGTCCAACGACCAGCTCGAGAAGATCCTGTCCTACATCGACATCGGCAAGCAGGAAGGCGCCGAGATCCTGATCGGCGGCGGCCGCAGCGACCTCGGCGGCGAGCTGTCCGGTGGTTACTACGTCGAGCCGACGGTCTTCGCGGGCGACAACAAGATGCGGATCTTCCAGGAGGAGATCTTCGGCCCGGTCGTGTCGGTGACGAAGTTCGACGACTACGACGACGCCATGAAGATCGCCAACGACACCCTCTACGGCCTCGGCGCCGGTGTCTGGTCCCGGGACGGCAACACCGCCTACCGGGCCGGCCGCGACATCCAGGCGGGTCGCGTGTGGGTGAACAACTACCACGCCTACCCGGCCCACGCGGCCTTCGGCGGTTACAAGGCGTCCGGCATCGGGCGGGAGAACCACAAGATGATGCTGGATCACTACCAGCAGACGAAGAACATGCTGGTCTCCTACTCCGACCAGGCGCTCGGGTTCTTCTGA
- a CDS encoding TetR/AcrR family transcriptional regulator, which produces MPVDGRVARGDVTRKLVLRRAVDVASVDGLDGLSLGRLATELELSKSGVFALFGSKEDLQLATVEAALEIFRSYVVTPALSSEPGLPRLRAICENWLDYSEKRIFPGGCFFFNVGAEFDARPGRVHDAVAAANGSFAAFIRTSALEAVTLAHLDVDAEVLAFELHALGRAANADSVLTGTTTPYAVARRAIHAHLGQKP; this is translated from the coding sequence GTGCCGGTTGACGGCCGGGTCGCGCGCGGCGACGTCACGCGCAAGCTGGTGCTGCGGCGGGCGGTGGACGTCGCGTCGGTGGACGGCCTCGACGGGCTGTCCCTCGGCCGGCTGGCCACCGAGCTGGAGCTGAGCAAGAGCGGCGTCTTCGCGCTGTTCGGGTCCAAGGAGGACCTGCAGCTCGCGACGGTCGAAGCGGCCCTCGAGATCTTCCGCTCGTACGTCGTGACGCCGGCTCTCTCATCGGAGCCGGGGTTGCCGCGGCTGCGGGCGATCTGCGAGAACTGGCTGGACTACTCGGAAAAGCGGATCTTCCCGGGCGGCTGTTTCTTCTTCAACGTCGGCGCGGAGTTCGACGCGCGCCCGGGCCGGGTCCACGACGCGGTGGCCGCCGCGAACGGCTCGTTCGCGGCCTTCATCCGCACGTCGGCTCTCGAAGCCGTCACCCTGGCCCACCTGGACGTAGACGCCGAAGTCCTGGCCTTCGAGCTGCACGCGCTGGGCCGCGCGGCGAACGCGGACTCCGTCCTCACCGGCACCACCACGCCCTACGCCGTGGCCCGCCGCGCCATCCACGCCCACCTGGGGCAAAAGCCGTGA
- a CDS encoding serine/threonine-protein kinase, whose protein sequence is MNGLASALLSLAHSLFGPGFCPGDWVWATSAAGALVALLPPIGALVVSIIRKGTGNRYDLTTLSVFGVIGLLSTLVLPWLLSNGVSGVYRMVFAGQKSGLSASEVATLKGPGGCWVDSQVNYLGGRQTVFDVLSSGSTGADDLPFFVYLLAFIVLPAGSLLFVMLQGRTAFRRGPKWPSRFFWIPFVAMALFSVGMEANTALHFWLGFLPFSVLGLIPVAMVGPPPWSVINRPDVPPRREQEPYRPPQQPPSQVQPRPTPPPPPPPPINKPYPKTALASAPEPPPMAGALAAAPGPIPPPPGSRNAGGSRYRRVKQLGAGGFGTVWQAVDTQLNRTVALKIAHAPDRDTAERMQREARALAVVSHPNCVKVYDLAEEPDGLALVMEYLEGRPLAELVDGQGPLDDIAAGRLWATMAGALAAAHEKGVLHRDIKPSNVVLDPSGLAHLIDFGIARSQGDSKMTATGMMIGTPDFVAPEQAMGATASPASDAWQLAATISYALTGQPPRGTRETPMAALMAAARAEPVSRLPQRSAHARLLAASLDPEPRRRPTLNSVRREVEGWLSRAGKSLDGPVTRVVPRQPHR, encoded by the coding sequence GTGAACGGACTCGCGAGCGCGTTGCTCTCGCTAGCCCATTCCTTGTTCGGCCCGGGCTTCTGCCCCGGCGACTGGGTCTGGGCCACGAGTGCGGCGGGCGCGCTCGTCGCGTTGCTGCCGCCGATCGGCGCGCTCGTCGTCTCGATCATCCGCAAGGGCACCGGCAACCGGTACGACCTGACGACGCTGTCGGTGTTCGGCGTGATCGGCCTGCTCAGCACGCTGGTGCTGCCGTGGCTGCTGTCGAACGGCGTCTCGGGCGTCTACCGCATGGTGTTCGCCGGCCAGAAGTCCGGGCTGTCCGCGAGCGAGGTCGCGACGCTGAAGGGGCCCGGCGGCTGCTGGGTCGACTCGCAGGTCAACTACCTCGGCGGCCGGCAGACGGTCTTCGACGTGCTTTCCTCGGGCAGCACCGGCGCCGACGACCTCCCGTTCTTCGTGTACCTGCTGGCCTTCATCGTGCTGCCGGCCGGTTCGCTGCTGTTCGTGATGCTGCAGGGGCGCACGGCGTTCCGCCGCGGTCCGAAGTGGCCGTCGCGGTTCTTCTGGATCCCGTTCGTCGCGATGGCCTTGTTCAGCGTCGGCATGGAAGCGAACACCGCGCTGCACTTCTGGCTCGGGTTCCTGCCGTTCAGCGTGCTGGGCCTGATCCCGGTCGCGATGGTCGGCCCGCCGCCGTGGTCGGTGATCAACCGGCCGGACGTGCCGCCGCGCCGCGAGCAGGAGCCCTACCGGCCGCCGCAGCAGCCGCCGTCGCAGGTCCAGCCGCGGCCCACCCCGCCGCCGCCTCCGCCGCCCCCGATCAACAAGCCGTACCCGAAGACGGCGCTGGCGTCCGCGCCCGAGCCGCCCCCGATGGCGGGCGCGCTGGCCGCGGCACCGGGCCCGATCCCGCCGCCGCCCGGCTCGCGCAACGCCGGCGGCAGCCGCTACCGGCGCGTCAAGCAGCTCGGCGCCGGCGGCTTCGGCACGGTCTGGCAGGCCGTCGACACCCAGCTCAACCGCACGGTCGCGCTGAAGATCGCGCACGCGCCGGACCGCGACACCGCCGAGCGCATGCAGCGCGAGGCCCGCGCGCTGGCCGTCGTCAGCCACCCGAACTGCGTCAAGGTGTACGACCTGGCCGAGGAGCCCGACGGCCTCGCGCTGGTCATGGAGTACCTCGAGGGCCGGCCGCTGGCCGAGCTGGTCGACGGCCAGGGCCCGCTCGACGACATCGCCGCGGGCCGGCTGTGGGCGACCATGGCGGGCGCGCTCGCGGCCGCCCACGAGAAGGGCGTCCTGCACCGCGACATCAAGCCGTCGAACGTCGTGCTCGACCCCAGCGGCCTCGCCCACCTGATCGACTTCGGCATCGCCCGCAGCCAGGGCGACTCCAAGATGACGGCGACCGGCATGATGATCGGCACGCCGGACTTCGTCGCCCCGGAACAGGCGATGGGCGCCACGGCCTCACCGGCGTCCGACGCCTGGCAGCTGGCGGCGACGATCAGCTACGCACTGACGGGCCAGCCCCCACGCGGTACCCGCGAGACGCCGATGGCGGCGCTGATGGCCGCGGCCCGTGCGGAACCGGTGTCCCGGCTGCCGCAGCGCAGCGCCCACGCGCGGCTCTTGGCGGCATCGCTGGACCCGGAACCGCGACGCCGTCCGACGCTCAACTCGGTGCGGCGCGAGGTGGAGGGCTGGTTGTCGAGGGCGGGCAAGTCCCTGGACGGCCCGGTGACCCGGGTGGTCCCGCGCCAGCCGCACCGGTGA
- a CDS encoding MOSC domain-containing protein, with the protein MNVDSVYVGEPSVLGYRRELPVLSGITKALVTAPELKLTELNLDGDRQADLTVHGGPDKAVYVYPAEHYAAWREDGFEVSTADFGENISLSGLTEDDVRIGDVWAWGDALVQVSQPRSPCFKLAMKTGRKDITPAMIDSGRSGWYLRVLRTGIVPTSGAVELVERADAPTVAEVYVISFANYGQLPPENVEAALDFADRVLATPALAGQWSVWIQSTVDRWRARRAG; encoded by the coding sequence ATGAACGTCGACAGCGTCTACGTGGGGGAACCGAGCGTCCTGGGGTACCGACGCGAGCTGCCGGTGCTGAGCGGGATCACCAAGGCGCTGGTCACGGCGCCGGAGCTGAAGCTCACCGAGCTGAACCTCGACGGCGACCGGCAGGCCGACCTCACCGTGCACGGCGGGCCCGACAAGGCGGTCTACGTCTACCCGGCCGAGCACTACGCGGCCTGGCGCGAGGACGGCTTCGAGGTGTCGACGGCCGACTTCGGCGAGAACATCTCCCTGTCCGGGCTCACCGAGGACGACGTGCGGATCGGCGACGTCTGGGCCTGGGGTGACGCGCTCGTGCAGGTCTCCCAGCCGCGGTCGCCGTGCTTCAAGCTCGCGATGAAGACCGGCCGCAAGGACATCACGCCGGCGATGATCGACTCGGGGCGCTCCGGGTGGTACCTGCGCGTGCTGCGGACCGGCATCGTGCCGACGTCCGGCGCGGTCGAGCTGGTCGAGCGCGCGGACGCGCCGACGGTCGCCGAGGTGTACGTCATCTCGTTCGCGAACTACGGGCAGCTGCCGCCGGAGAACGTCGAGGCGGCGCTGGACTTCGCGGACCGTGTGCTGGCGACGCCCGCGCTCGCCGGGCAGTGGAGCGTCTGGATCCAGTCCACTGTGGACCGGTGGCGGGCTCGCCGTGCCGGTTGA